In Xiphophorus hellerii strain 12219 chromosome 13, Xiphophorus_hellerii-4.1, whole genome shotgun sequence, the following proteins share a genomic window:
- the kiaa0319l gene encoding dyslexia-associated protein KIAA0319-like protein isoform X1, giving the protein MSGGLLTWRWPHLLLLARLWLLAPPTGQAAALCRVSGGVLGIHWGSTLSLGWFPLASGQGGATCFETCCLRPGCGAVWSVGGRCVLLGCSRTDGCGISALPQPHQESLGLLQLLAKGSVRMRRRNPRYARRRDLFTMETLRAAPTAPTAPSSSSLLPTAQQNLNLPANGSSDGVPVPPPQNATVDPTKSSDTAVAPPPAAVRELVVSAGQSVEVTLPRNEVELNAYVVPTPQPGSSYAFDWRLKTHPRNYTGEMEGQKGQTLKLSKLTVGLYEFEVTVMDGDGARGRGYVNVTVRPEPRVNKPPVAMVSPKYQEISLPTSSTVIDGSQSTDDDKVVTWHWEEVKGPLREEKVSADTPILTLTNLVPGNYTFSLTVTDSDGATDSTQASLSVNKAKDYKPVANAGPNQAIQLPRNSITLYGNQSTDDHDNLGYEWSLSPESKDKVVEMQGVRTPILQLSAMQEGDYTFQLTVTDSAGQQDTSKVTVIVQPENNQPPVADAGPEKELTLPVDETTLDGTESKDDQKIASYLWTKTSGPDGVKINNADKAVATVTGLEVGEYHFTLTVTDDRKLESSDTVKVIVREEKDQPPVARVLSTPPVSLPVRTAALDGSRSSDDKGGLSFLWSRDDSSPAAGDVLNNSDHQAVLFLGNLVEGKYSFTLQVTDSKGQSSSDRGTVEVRPDPWQRDLVELVLEVSVSQVSQRQRDLLLRQVGVLLGVLDGDIIVREIGAFGEHSTRLVFLVSGGPGRPPLSGRSVTLNLRSKLRKQKNDFLIFKAQDVDTVVCQLNCSGHGECDSFTRKCVCRPFWMENFLRAQLGDAESNCDWSVLYVTIASFLIVVAVATLIWSLVCCCNRRRNKVRRSKSRYKILEGEEQEVMALQPPRTTRLKPAPGPASSALMHSDSDLDSDEGQERGHLLRPQNGSLNNGQGPPRAKKPREELL; this is encoded by the exons GCCAGGCGGCCGCCCTGTGCCGGGTCTCCGGCGGCGTCCTGGGGATCCACTGGGGCAGCACCCTGAGCCTGGGCTGGTTCCCGCTGGCGTCCGGTCAAGGCGGCGCCACCTGCTTTGAGACGTGCTGCCTGCGGCCCGGCTGCGGCGCCGTGTGGAGCGTCGGGGGGCGCTGCGTGCTGCTGGGCTGCTCCAGGACGGACGGCTGCGGCATCTCCGCCCTGCCGCAGCCTCACCAAGAGTCGCTGgggctgctgcagctgctggccAAG GGTTCGGTCAGGATGAGGCGCAGGAATCCTCGATATGCACGAAGACGCGACCTCTTCACCATG GAGACGCTGCGCGCCGCTCCCACAGCTCCCACAGCTCCCAGCAGCTCCAGTCTGCTGCCGACGGCCCAGCAGAACCTCAACTTGCCGGCCAATGGCAGCTCAGACGGCGTTCCCGTTCCGCCACCGCAGAACGCCACTGTCGATCCCACCAAGTCCTCCGACACGGCTGTGGCTCCGCCCCCAGCAG CAGTCAGGGAGTTGGTGGTTTCGGCCGGACAGAGCGTGGAGGTGACGCTGCCCCGGAACGAGGTGGAGCTCAACGCCTACGTGGTCCCGACCCCCCAACCAG GAAGTAGCTACGCCTTCGACTGGCGGCTGAAGACGCATCCCAGAAATTACACCGGAGAGATGGAGGGCCAGAAGGGACAAACACTGAAGCTCAGCAAG CTAACAGTGGGCCTGTACGAGTTCGAGGTGACGGTGATGGATGGGGACGGCGCTCGTGGGCGGGGCTACGTCAACGTCACCGTCAGACCAG AGCCGCGCGTAAACAAACCCCCGGTTGCCATGGTTTCCCCCAAGTACCAGGAGATCTCCCTGCCGACCAGCTCCACGGTGATCGACGGCAGCC AGAGCACCGACGACGACAAGGTCGTGACCTGGCACTGGGAGGAGGTCAAAGGTCCCCTGAGGGAGGAGAAGGTCTCTGCCGACACGCCCATCCTCACCCTCACCAACCTGGTTCCTGGGAACTACACGTTCAG tcTGACCGTCACGGACTCGGACGGCGCCACGGACTCGACCCAGGCCAGCCTGTCTGTCAACAAAGCCAAGGACTACAAGCCTGTAGCCAACGCCGGCCCAAACCAG GCCATCCAGCTGCCGAGGAACTCCATCACGCTGTACGGCAACCAGAGCACGGACGACCACGACAACCTGGGCTACGAATGGTCGCTGAGCCCAGAGAGCAAGGACAAGGTGGTGGAGATGCAG GGCGTCCGGACGCCCATCCTGCAGCTGTCGGCCATGCAGGAGGGAGACTACACCTTCCAGCTGACGGTGACGGACTCAGCAGGACAGCAGGACACGTCTAAGGTCACCGTCATCGTgcaaccgg agaacaACCAGCCTCCGGTGGCGGACGCTGGGCCGGAGAAGGAGCTGACACTGCCGGTGGATGAAACCACGCTGGACGGCACAGAGAGCAAAGACGACCAGAAGATCGCCTCCTACCTCTGGACCAAGACCAG TGGTCCGGACGGCGTGAAGATCAACAACGCAGACAAAGCTGTTGCCACGGTAACGGGCCTGGAGGTCGGGGAGTATCATTTCACGCTGACTGTGACGGACGACAGGAAGCTGGAGAGCAGCGACACGGTGAAGGTCATCGTCAGAGAAG AAAAGGACCAGCCTCCTGTGGCCCGGGTTCTGTCCACCCCGCCCGTCTCCCTGCCGGTCAGAACCGCCGCCCTGGACGGGTCGCGCTCCTCCGACGATAAAGGCGGCCTGAGCTTCCTGTGGAGCCGAGACGACAGCAGCCCGGCTGCGGGG GACGTCCTGAACAACTCCGACCACCAGGCGGTGCTGTTCCTGGGGAACCTGGTGGAGGGGAAGTACAGCTTCACGCTGCAGGTGACCGACAGCAAAGGACAGAGCAGCTCAGACCGGGGAACCGTGGAGGTCCGACCCG ACCCGTGGCAGCGGGACCTGGTGGAGCTGGTCCTGGAGGTCTCCGTATCCCAGGTGTCCCAGCGGCAGCGGGACCTGCTGCTGCGTCAGGTCGGCGTCCTGCTCGGCGTCCTGGACGGTGACATCATCGTCAGGGAGATCGGCGCCTTCGGCGAGCACAG cacCCGGCTGGTGTTCCTGGTGTCGGGCGGTCCGGGGCGCCCCCCGCTGTCCGGACGCAGCGTCACGCTCAACCTGCGCAGCAAATTGCGCAAACAGAAGAACGACTTCCTGATCTTCAAGGCTCAGGACGTAGACACGGTCG tgtGCCAGCTGAACTGCTCCGGACACGGAGAGTGCGACTCGTTCACCAGGAAGTGTGTCTGCCGGCCGTTCTGGATGGAGAACTTCCTGAGAGCCCAGCTGGGAGACGCAGAGAGCAACTGTG ATTGGAGCGTTCTGTATGTGACCATAGCGTCCTTCCTGATTGTGGTTGCCGTGGCAACACTGATCTGGTCGTTGGTGTGTTGCTGCAACAG ACGAAGGAATAAAGTTCGCCGCAGTAAAAGTCGATATAAAATCCTGGAAGGTGAAGAGCAGGAAGTGATGGCGCTGCAGCCGCCCAGAACCA CGCGCCTGAAGCCAGCCCCCGGCCCCGCCTCTTCGGCCCTCATGCACTCGGACTCGGACCTAGACAGCGACGAGGGCCAGGAGCGCGGCCACCTGCTGCGGCCCCAGAACGGCTCTCTGAACAACGGCCAGGGGCCCCCGAGGGCCAAGAAGCCCCGTGAGGAGCTTCTATAG
- the kiaa0319l gene encoding dyslexia-associated protein KIAA0319-like protein isoform X2, protein MSGGLLTWRWPHLLLLARLWLLAPPTGQAAALCRVSGGVLGIHWGSTLSLGWFPLASGQGGATCFETCCLRPGCGAVWSVGGRCVLLGCSRTDGCGISALPQPHQESLGLLQLLAKGSVRMRRRNPRYARRRDLFTMETLRAAPTAPTAPSSSSLLPTAQQNLNLPANGSSDGVPVPPPQNATVDPTKSSDTAVAPPPAVRELVVSAGQSVEVTLPRNEVELNAYVVPTPQPGSSYAFDWRLKTHPRNYTGEMEGQKGQTLKLSKLTVGLYEFEVTVMDGDGARGRGYVNVTVRPEPRVNKPPVAMVSPKYQEISLPTSSTVIDGSQSTDDDKVVTWHWEEVKGPLREEKVSADTPILTLTNLVPGNYTFSLTVTDSDGATDSTQASLSVNKAKDYKPVANAGPNQAIQLPRNSITLYGNQSTDDHDNLGYEWSLSPESKDKVVEMQGVRTPILQLSAMQEGDYTFQLTVTDSAGQQDTSKVTVIVQPENNQPPVADAGPEKELTLPVDETTLDGTESKDDQKIASYLWTKTSGPDGVKINNADKAVATVTGLEVGEYHFTLTVTDDRKLESSDTVKVIVREEKDQPPVARVLSTPPVSLPVRTAALDGSRSSDDKGGLSFLWSRDDSSPAAGDVLNNSDHQAVLFLGNLVEGKYSFTLQVTDSKGQSSSDRGTVEVRPDPWQRDLVELVLEVSVSQVSQRQRDLLLRQVGVLLGVLDGDIIVREIGAFGEHSTRLVFLVSGGPGRPPLSGRSVTLNLRSKLRKQKNDFLIFKAQDVDTVVCQLNCSGHGECDSFTRKCVCRPFWMENFLRAQLGDAESNCDWSVLYVTIASFLIVVAVATLIWSLVCCCNRRRNKVRRSKSRYKILEGEEQEVMALQPPRTTRLKPAPGPASSALMHSDSDLDSDEGQERGHLLRPQNGSLNNGQGPPRAKKPREELL, encoded by the exons GCCAGGCGGCCGCCCTGTGCCGGGTCTCCGGCGGCGTCCTGGGGATCCACTGGGGCAGCACCCTGAGCCTGGGCTGGTTCCCGCTGGCGTCCGGTCAAGGCGGCGCCACCTGCTTTGAGACGTGCTGCCTGCGGCCCGGCTGCGGCGCCGTGTGGAGCGTCGGGGGGCGCTGCGTGCTGCTGGGCTGCTCCAGGACGGACGGCTGCGGCATCTCCGCCCTGCCGCAGCCTCACCAAGAGTCGCTGgggctgctgcagctgctggccAAG GGTTCGGTCAGGATGAGGCGCAGGAATCCTCGATATGCACGAAGACGCGACCTCTTCACCATG GAGACGCTGCGCGCCGCTCCCACAGCTCCCACAGCTCCCAGCAGCTCCAGTCTGCTGCCGACGGCCCAGCAGAACCTCAACTTGCCGGCCAATGGCAGCTCAGACGGCGTTCCCGTTCCGCCACCGCAGAACGCCACTGTCGATCCCACCAAGTCCTCCGACACGGCTGTGGCTCCGCCCCCAGCAG TCAGGGAGTTGGTGGTTTCGGCCGGACAGAGCGTGGAGGTGACGCTGCCCCGGAACGAGGTGGAGCTCAACGCCTACGTGGTCCCGACCCCCCAACCAG GAAGTAGCTACGCCTTCGACTGGCGGCTGAAGACGCATCCCAGAAATTACACCGGAGAGATGGAGGGCCAGAAGGGACAAACACTGAAGCTCAGCAAG CTAACAGTGGGCCTGTACGAGTTCGAGGTGACGGTGATGGATGGGGACGGCGCTCGTGGGCGGGGCTACGTCAACGTCACCGTCAGACCAG AGCCGCGCGTAAACAAACCCCCGGTTGCCATGGTTTCCCCCAAGTACCAGGAGATCTCCCTGCCGACCAGCTCCACGGTGATCGACGGCAGCC AGAGCACCGACGACGACAAGGTCGTGACCTGGCACTGGGAGGAGGTCAAAGGTCCCCTGAGGGAGGAGAAGGTCTCTGCCGACACGCCCATCCTCACCCTCACCAACCTGGTTCCTGGGAACTACACGTTCAG tcTGACCGTCACGGACTCGGACGGCGCCACGGACTCGACCCAGGCCAGCCTGTCTGTCAACAAAGCCAAGGACTACAAGCCTGTAGCCAACGCCGGCCCAAACCAG GCCATCCAGCTGCCGAGGAACTCCATCACGCTGTACGGCAACCAGAGCACGGACGACCACGACAACCTGGGCTACGAATGGTCGCTGAGCCCAGAGAGCAAGGACAAGGTGGTGGAGATGCAG GGCGTCCGGACGCCCATCCTGCAGCTGTCGGCCATGCAGGAGGGAGACTACACCTTCCAGCTGACGGTGACGGACTCAGCAGGACAGCAGGACACGTCTAAGGTCACCGTCATCGTgcaaccgg agaacaACCAGCCTCCGGTGGCGGACGCTGGGCCGGAGAAGGAGCTGACACTGCCGGTGGATGAAACCACGCTGGACGGCACAGAGAGCAAAGACGACCAGAAGATCGCCTCCTACCTCTGGACCAAGACCAG TGGTCCGGACGGCGTGAAGATCAACAACGCAGACAAAGCTGTTGCCACGGTAACGGGCCTGGAGGTCGGGGAGTATCATTTCACGCTGACTGTGACGGACGACAGGAAGCTGGAGAGCAGCGACACGGTGAAGGTCATCGTCAGAGAAG AAAAGGACCAGCCTCCTGTGGCCCGGGTTCTGTCCACCCCGCCCGTCTCCCTGCCGGTCAGAACCGCCGCCCTGGACGGGTCGCGCTCCTCCGACGATAAAGGCGGCCTGAGCTTCCTGTGGAGCCGAGACGACAGCAGCCCGGCTGCGGGG GACGTCCTGAACAACTCCGACCACCAGGCGGTGCTGTTCCTGGGGAACCTGGTGGAGGGGAAGTACAGCTTCACGCTGCAGGTGACCGACAGCAAAGGACAGAGCAGCTCAGACCGGGGAACCGTGGAGGTCCGACCCG ACCCGTGGCAGCGGGACCTGGTGGAGCTGGTCCTGGAGGTCTCCGTATCCCAGGTGTCCCAGCGGCAGCGGGACCTGCTGCTGCGTCAGGTCGGCGTCCTGCTCGGCGTCCTGGACGGTGACATCATCGTCAGGGAGATCGGCGCCTTCGGCGAGCACAG cacCCGGCTGGTGTTCCTGGTGTCGGGCGGTCCGGGGCGCCCCCCGCTGTCCGGACGCAGCGTCACGCTCAACCTGCGCAGCAAATTGCGCAAACAGAAGAACGACTTCCTGATCTTCAAGGCTCAGGACGTAGACACGGTCG tgtGCCAGCTGAACTGCTCCGGACACGGAGAGTGCGACTCGTTCACCAGGAAGTGTGTCTGCCGGCCGTTCTGGATGGAGAACTTCCTGAGAGCCCAGCTGGGAGACGCAGAGAGCAACTGTG ATTGGAGCGTTCTGTATGTGACCATAGCGTCCTTCCTGATTGTGGTTGCCGTGGCAACACTGATCTGGTCGTTGGTGTGTTGCTGCAACAG ACGAAGGAATAAAGTTCGCCGCAGTAAAAGTCGATATAAAATCCTGGAAGGTGAAGAGCAGGAAGTGATGGCGCTGCAGCCGCCCAGAACCA CGCGCCTGAAGCCAGCCCCCGGCCCCGCCTCTTCGGCCCTCATGCACTCGGACTCGGACCTAGACAGCGACGAGGGCCAGGAGCGCGGCCACCTGCTGCGGCCCCAGAACGGCTCTCTGAACAACGGCCAGGGGCCCCCGAGGGCCAAGAAGCCCCGTGAGGAGCTTCTATAG
- the kiaa0319l gene encoding dyslexia-associated protein KIAA0319-like protein isoform X3, translating into MSGGLLTWRWPHLLLLARLWLLAPPTGQAAALCRVSGGVLGIHWGSTLSLGWFPLASGQGGATCFETCCLRPGCGAVWSVGGRCVLLGCSRTDGCGISALPQPHQESLGLLQLLAKGSVRMRRRNPRYARRRDLFTMETLRAAPTAPTAPSSSSLLPTAQQNLNLPANGSSDGVPVPPPQNATVDPTKSSDTAVAPPPAAVRELVVSAGQSVEVTLPRNEVELNAYVVPTPQPGSSYAFDWRLKTHPRNYTGEMEGQKGQTLKLSKLTVGLYEFEVTVMDGDGARGRGYVNVTVRPEPRVNKPPVAMVSPKYQEISLPTSSTVIDGSQSTDDDKVVTWHWEEVKGPLREEKVSADTPILTLTNLVPGNYTFSLTVTDSDGATDSTQASLSVNKAKDYKPVANAGPNQAIQLPRNSITLYGNQSTDDHDNLGYEWSLSPESKDKVVEMQGVRTPILQLSAMQEGDYTFQLTVTDSAGQQDTSKVTVIVQPENNQPPVADAGPEKELTLPVDETTLDGTESKDDQKIASYLWTKTSGPDGVKINNADKAVATVTGLEVGEYHFTLTVTDDRKLESSDTVKVIVREEKDQPPVARVLSTPPVSLPVRTAALDGSRSSDDKGGLSFLWSRDDSSPAAGDVLNNSDHQAVLFLGNLVEGKYSFTLQVTDSKGQSSSDRGTVEVRPDPWQRDLVELVLEVSVSQVSQRQRDLLLRQVGVLLGVLDGDIIVREIGAFGEHSTRLVFLVSGGPGRPPLSGRSVTLNLRSKLRKQKNDFLIFKAQDVDTVDWSVLYVTIASFLIVVAVATLIWSLVCCCNRRRNKVRRSKSRYKILEGEEQEVMALQPPRTTRLKPAPGPASSALMHSDSDLDSDEGQERGHLLRPQNGSLNNGQGPPRAKKPREELL; encoded by the exons GCCAGGCGGCCGCCCTGTGCCGGGTCTCCGGCGGCGTCCTGGGGATCCACTGGGGCAGCACCCTGAGCCTGGGCTGGTTCCCGCTGGCGTCCGGTCAAGGCGGCGCCACCTGCTTTGAGACGTGCTGCCTGCGGCCCGGCTGCGGCGCCGTGTGGAGCGTCGGGGGGCGCTGCGTGCTGCTGGGCTGCTCCAGGACGGACGGCTGCGGCATCTCCGCCCTGCCGCAGCCTCACCAAGAGTCGCTGgggctgctgcagctgctggccAAG GGTTCGGTCAGGATGAGGCGCAGGAATCCTCGATATGCACGAAGACGCGACCTCTTCACCATG GAGACGCTGCGCGCCGCTCCCACAGCTCCCACAGCTCCCAGCAGCTCCAGTCTGCTGCCGACGGCCCAGCAGAACCTCAACTTGCCGGCCAATGGCAGCTCAGACGGCGTTCCCGTTCCGCCACCGCAGAACGCCACTGTCGATCCCACCAAGTCCTCCGACACGGCTGTGGCTCCGCCCCCAGCAG CAGTCAGGGAGTTGGTGGTTTCGGCCGGACAGAGCGTGGAGGTGACGCTGCCCCGGAACGAGGTGGAGCTCAACGCCTACGTGGTCCCGACCCCCCAACCAG GAAGTAGCTACGCCTTCGACTGGCGGCTGAAGACGCATCCCAGAAATTACACCGGAGAGATGGAGGGCCAGAAGGGACAAACACTGAAGCTCAGCAAG CTAACAGTGGGCCTGTACGAGTTCGAGGTGACGGTGATGGATGGGGACGGCGCTCGTGGGCGGGGCTACGTCAACGTCACCGTCAGACCAG AGCCGCGCGTAAACAAACCCCCGGTTGCCATGGTTTCCCCCAAGTACCAGGAGATCTCCCTGCCGACCAGCTCCACGGTGATCGACGGCAGCC AGAGCACCGACGACGACAAGGTCGTGACCTGGCACTGGGAGGAGGTCAAAGGTCCCCTGAGGGAGGAGAAGGTCTCTGCCGACACGCCCATCCTCACCCTCACCAACCTGGTTCCTGGGAACTACACGTTCAG tcTGACCGTCACGGACTCGGACGGCGCCACGGACTCGACCCAGGCCAGCCTGTCTGTCAACAAAGCCAAGGACTACAAGCCTGTAGCCAACGCCGGCCCAAACCAG GCCATCCAGCTGCCGAGGAACTCCATCACGCTGTACGGCAACCAGAGCACGGACGACCACGACAACCTGGGCTACGAATGGTCGCTGAGCCCAGAGAGCAAGGACAAGGTGGTGGAGATGCAG GGCGTCCGGACGCCCATCCTGCAGCTGTCGGCCATGCAGGAGGGAGACTACACCTTCCAGCTGACGGTGACGGACTCAGCAGGACAGCAGGACACGTCTAAGGTCACCGTCATCGTgcaaccgg agaacaACCAGCCTCCGGTGGCGGACGCTGGGCCGGAGAAGGAGCTGACACTGCCGGTGGATGAAACCACGCTGGACGGCACAGAGAGCAAAGACGACCAGAAGATCGCCTCCTACCTCTGGACCAAGACCAG TGGTCCGGACGGCGTGAAGATCAACAACGCAGACAAAGCTGTTGCCACGGTAACGGGCCTGGAGGTCGGGGAGTATCATTTCACGCTGACTGTGACGGACGACAGGAAGCTGGAGAGCAGCGACACGGTGAAGGTCATCGTCAGAGAAG AAAAGGACCAGCCTCCTGTGGCCCGGGTTCTGTCCACCCCGCCCGTCTCCCTGCCGGTCAGAACCGCCGCCCTGGACGGGTCGCGCTCCTCCGACGATAAAGGCGGCCTGAGCTTCCTGTGGAGCCGAGACGACAGCAGCCCGGCTGCGGGG GACGTCCTGAACAACTCCGACCACCAGGCGGTGCTGTTCCTGGGGAACCTGGTGGAGGGGAAGTACAGCTTCACGCTGCAGGTGACCGACAGCAAAGGACAGAGCAGCTCAGACCGGGGAACCGTGGAGGTCCGACCCG ACCCGTGGCAGCGGGACCTGGTGGAGCTGGTCCTGGAGGTCTCCGTATCCCAGGTGTCCCAGCGGCAGCGGGACCTGCTGCTGCGTCAGGTCGGCGTCCTGCTCGGCGTCCTGGACGGTGACATCATCGTCAGGGAGATCGGCGCCTTCGGCGAGCACAG cacCCGGCTGGTGTTCCTGGTGTCGGGCGGTCCGGGGCGCCCCCCGCTGTCCGGACGCAGCGTCACGCTCAACCTGCGCAGCAAATTGCGCAAACAGAAGAACGACTTCCTGATCTTCAAGGCTCAGGACGTAGACACGGTCG ATTGGAGCGTTCTGTATGTGACCATAGCGTCCTTCCTGATTGTGGTTGCCGTGGCAACACTGATCTGGTCGTTGGTGTGTTGCTGCAACAG ACGAAGGAATAAAGTTCGCCGCAGTAAAAGTCGATATAAAATCCTGGAAGGTGAAGAGCAGGAAGTGATGGCGCTGCAGCCGCCCAGAACCA CGCGCCTGAAGCCAGCCCCCGGCCCCGCCTCTTCGGCCCTCATGCACTCGGACTCGGACCTAGACAGCGACGAGGGCCAGGAGCGCGGCCACCTGCTGCGGCCCCAGAACGGCTCTCTGAACAACGGCCAGGGGCCCCCGAGGGCCAAGAAGCCCCGTGAGGAGCTTCTATAG